One window of Silurus meridionalis isolate SWU-2019-XX chromosome 9, ASM1480568v1, whole genome shotgun sequence genomic DNA carries:
- the bsg gene encoding basigin isoform X1 has protein sequence MRLLWAFSALLFSLQQASAETAGFIKSPMSQTKVIGDSVLMHCEVIGNPIPEVQWWFIEGNEPNETTSQLFEGAHHERLSINTTYIQHGASTLLLYNLTFNDTGVYECRASNDPDRNALVTLPKVKWIRSQANLIVLEKPVIVIDPKEVFNQTSATLSCNFTNPTSPVTGTHWKKNGKIIESTKKQSGELYTVHIIPKIEANSGRYSCVFLSTSPAEEFIEVKSPPHITAHKHSENANENDKAVLTCDFHSYPFATDWTWFKISEGDVKMSISNGTKKYSIKSTPYNSSLIISDLNNEDAGEYNCTGVNDLGPATAKINLRVRSRLAALWPFLGIVAEVIILVTIIFIYEKRRKPDEITDDDDSGAAPLKSNSATNHKEKNVRQRNSN, from the exons ATGCGTCTGCTGTGGGCTTTCAGTGCTCTTTTATTCAGTCTTCAGCAGGCCTCTGCGGAGACAG CGGGCTTCATAAAGTCGCCCATGTCTCAGACCAAAGTGATAGGTGACAGTGTGCTAATGCACTGCGAGGTCATAGGGAACCCAATCCCAGAGGTGCAGTGGTGGTTTATAGAGGGCAATGAGCCCAATGAGACGACTTCTCAGCTCTTTGAAGGAGCTCACCACGAGCGCTTAAGCATCAACACCACCTACATCCAGCATGGCGCCAGCACCCTGCTTCTCTACAATCTGACGTTCAACGACACCGGCGTGTACGAGTGCCGTGCTTCCAACGACCCCGACCGCAATGCCCTGGTGACACTGCCCAAAGTCAAGTGGATCCGCTCACAGGCCAATCTTATTGTGCTTGAAA AGCCTGTGATTGTGATTGATCCGAAAGAGGTGTTCAACCAGACATCTGCTACGCTAAGCTGTAATTTTACCAACCCGACATCTCCAGTCACAGGCAcccactggaaaaaaaatggcaagatCATCGAGAGCACCAAGAAGCAGAGCGGAGAGCTCTACACAGTTCACAT taTTCCAAAGATCGAGGCCAACTCTGGAAGGTATTCTTGCGTGTTCTTGTCCACTTCACCAGCTGAAGAATTCATCGAAGTGAAAA GTCCCCCTCATATCACAGCCCACAAGCACTCTGAGAACGCTAACGAGAACGACAAGGCGGTGCTGACATGCGACTTCCACAGCTACCCCTTTGCCACTGACTGGACCTGGTTTAAGATCTCTGAGGGAGATGTCAAAATG AGCATCAGCAATGGCACCAAAAAGTATTCCATCAAAAGCACCCCCTACAATTCCTCTCTGATCATCAGCGACCTGAATAACGAGGATGCTGGCGAATACAACTGCACCGGGGTGAACGACTTGGGACCAGCTACCGCCAAGATCAACCTACGTGTACGTAGCCGCTTGGCTGCTCTCTGGCCCTTCCTAGGCATTGTGGCTGAGGTCATCATCCTCGTCACAATCATCTTCATCTACGAGAAACGGAGAAAGCCTGACGAGATTACCGACG ATGATGACTCTGGAGCAGCTCCACT gaagagcAACTCTGCAACAAACCACAAAGAAAAGAACGTCAGACAAAGGAACTCCAACTAA
- the bsg gene encoding basigin isoform X2, with translation MRLLWAFSALLFSLQQASAETAGFIKSPMSQTKVIGDSVLMHCEVIGNPIPEVQWWFIEGNEPNETTSQLFEGAHHERLSINTTYIQHGASTLLLYNLTFNDTGVYECRASNDPDRNALVTLPKVKWIRSQANLIVLEKPVIVIDPKEVFNQTSATLSCNFTNPTSPVTGTHWKKNGKIIESTKKQSGELYTVHIIPKIEANSGRYSCVFLSTSPAEEFIEVKSPPHITAHKHSENANENDKAVLTCDFHSYPFATDWTWFKISEGDVKMSISNGTKKYSIKSTPYNSSLIISDLNNEDAGEYNCTGVNDLGPATAKINLRVRSRLAALWPFLGIVAEVIILVTIIFIYEKRRKPDEITDAPLKSNSATNHKEKNVRQRNSN, from the exons ATGCGTCTGCTGTGGGCTTTCAGTGCTCTTTTATTCAGTCTTCAGCAGGCCTCTGCGGAGACAG CGGGCTTCATAAAGTCGCCCATGTCTCAGACCAAAGTGATAGGTGACAGTGTGCTAATGCACTGCGAGGTCATAGGGAACCCAATCCCAGAGGTGCAGTGGTGGTTTATAGAGGGCAATGAGCCCAATGAGACGACTTCTCAGCTCTTTGAAGGAGCTCACCACGAGCGCTTAAGCATCAACACCACCTACATCCAGCATGGCGCCAGCACCCTGCTTCTCTACAATCTGACGTTCAACGACACCGGCGTGTACGAGTGCCGTGCTTCCAACGACCCCGACCGCAATGCCCTGGTGACACTGCCCAAAGTCAAGTGGATCCGCTCACAGGCCAATCTTATTGTGCTTGAAA AGCCTGTGATTGTGATTGATCCGAAAGAGGTGTTCAACCAGACATCTGCTACGCTAAGCTGTAATTTTACCAACCCGACATCTCCAGTCACAGGCAcccactggaaaaaaaatggcaagatCATCGAGAGCACCAAGAAGCAGAGCGGAGAGCTCTACACAGTTCACAT taTTCCAAAGATCGAGGCCAACTCTGGAAGGTATTCTTGCGTGTTCTTGTCCACTTCACCAGCTGAAGAATTCATCGAAGTGAAAA GTCCCCCTCATATCACAGCCCACAAGCACTCTGAGAACGCTAACGAGAACGACAAGGCGGTGCTGACATGCGACTTCCACAGCTACCCCTTTGCCACTGACTGGACCTGGTTTAAGATCTCTGAGGGAGATGTCAAAATG AGCATCAGCAATGGCACCAAAAAGTATTCCATCAAAAGCACCCCCTACAATTCCTCTCTGATCATCAGCGACCTGAATAACGAGGATGCTGGCGAATACAACTGCACCGGGGTGAACGACTTGGGACCAGCTACCGCCAAGATCAACCTACGTGTACGTAGCCGCTTGGCTGCTCTCTGGCCCTTCCTAGGCATTGTGGCTGAGGTCATCATCCTCGTCACAATCATCTTCATCTACGAGAAACGGAGAAAGCCTGACGAGATTACCGACG CTCCACT gaagagcAACTCTGCAACAAACCACAAAGAAAAGAACGTCAGACAAAGGAACTCCAACTAA